A genomic window from candidate division KSB1 bacterium includes:
- the mdh gene encoding malate dehydrogenase has translation MKITVVGAGHVGATTALRLAEKRLANEVVLIDILEGIPSGKALDLWESAPVEGFDCKVIGSTNDYALTKNSDLVVITAGLARKPGMSRDDLQATNAGIVKTVTESVVNNSPQCKIIVVTNPLDVMTYVAMKVSGFEPNRVFGMAGVLDTARYRTFISMELNVSVRDISALVLGGHGDDMVPLPRLTTVGGIPLTELLPKDRIDAIVDRTKNGGAEIVKYLKEGSAYYAPSAAVAEMAEAVVHDSKRVLPCAAWLTGQYGLQDVYVGVPVKLGKNGVEQIYELKLSDAEMKMLQDSAGRVKENIAKLQL, from the coding sequence ATGAAGATCACCGTTGTCGGCGCCGGGCACGTTGGCGCGACCACTGCGCTGCGACTGGCGGAAAAAAGATTGGCGAATGAAGTGGTGTTGATTGACATTCTCGAGGGCATTCCCTCCGGCAAGGCGCTCGACCTGTGGGAATCCGCGCCGGTGGAAGGTTTCGATTGCAAAGTCATCGGCTCGACGAATGATTATGCGCTCACGAAAAATTCCGATCTGGTTGTCATCACCGCCGGGCTGGCGCGCAAGCCGGGCATGAGCCGCGACGATTTGCAGGCGACCAACGCCGGCATTGTGAAAACCGTTACCGAAAGCGTTGTCAACAACTCGCCGCAGTGCAAAATTATCGTTGTCACCAATCCGCTCGATGTGATGACTTACGTCGCGATGAAAGTGAGCGGCTTCGAGCCGAATCGCGTTTTCGGCATGGCCGGCGTGTTGGATACCGCCCGCTATCGCACGTTTATTTCAATGGAGCTGAATGTTTCGGTGCGCGATATTTCCGCGCTGGTGCTGGGCGGCCACGGTGACGACATGGTGCCGCTGCCGCGCCTCACCACCGTCGGCGGTATTCCGCTCACCGAGCTGCTGCCGAAAGACCGCATCGACGCCATTGTCGATCGCACGAAAAATGGTGGTGCGGAAATTGTCAAATACCTCAAAGAAGGCAGCGCCTATTATGCTCCTTCCGCTGCCGTCGCCGAAATGGCGGAAGCCGTCGTGCATGACTCGAAGCGCGTTCTGCCTTGCGCGGCGTGGCTCACCGGGCAGTACGGCTTGCAAGACGTTTACGTCGGCGTGCCGGTCAAGCTCGGCAAAAACGGCGTCGAGCAGATTTACGAACTGAAGCTCAGCGACGCCGAGATGAAGATGCTGCAAGATTCGGCCGGGCGGGTTAAAGAAAATATTGCCAAGCTCCAGCTTTAA